The proteins below are encoded in one region of Archocentrus centrarchus isolate MPI-CPG fArcCen1 chromosome 13, fArcCen1, whole genome shotgun sequence:
- the gucy2f gene encoding retinal guanylyl cyclase 2 isoform X3 has translation MGLTSGKYVFVPYDTLLYSVPYTNVSYSPLQNSSSLREAYDAVLTITVASEPLSFNEAFAAARRSEEVTLPVEAEEVNPLFGTIYNSIYLLAKSIHNARKAGMMLSGSNLAYFTRNITFNGFNQEVKVDTSGTVKTSYIILDTNNRGSQLYQTYLVDLTSGVLRFAGRSIHFPGGSPPPSDSSCWFDEGTICTGGVEITYIMIALAVMLFLAVGGLTISLYIRRRLHQIQLVKGPNRILLTLEDLTFINPQLSKKKITLEDLTDSKSTLEEKSADPSHSVNSMQTETHETTNVAVYEGDWVWLKKFEEGHFKEVKQNTIRMFMKMKDLRNENVNPFLGFFSDCPMFAVVTEHCSRGSLQDLLRNEDVKLDWMFKSSLVLDLIKGMKYLHHRDFPHGRLKSRNCVVDGRFVLKITDYGFNELLESQKAPLEEPTPEDLFWTPPEILRDLTISRKGTFKGDVYSFSIILQEVVVRGPPYCMLGLLPEEIIRKVKKPPPMCRPTVAPDQAPLECIQLMKQCWSEQPDRRPNFDEIFDRFKLINKGKKTNIIDSMLRMLEQYSSNLEDLIRERTEELEVEKQRTEKLLSEMLPPSVAEALKTGATVQPEYFDQVTIYFSDIVGFTTISSLSDPIEVVDLLNDLYTLFDAVLSNHDVYKVETIGDAYMVASGLPKRNGNKHAAEIANMSLNILSSVGTFHMRHMPDVPVRIRIGIHSGPCVAGVVGLTMPRYCLFGDTVNTASRMESTGLPYRIHVNMSTVKILRSLNEGYKIEVRGKTELKGKGIEETYWLVGKANFTKPLPKPPEIKPGDNWQEMVTEEIKAHFRKANRQVDKKL, from the exons ATGGGTCTGACTTCAGGGAAGTATGTGTTTGTGCCCTACGACACTCTGCTCTACAGCGTGCCCTACACCAACGTCTCCTACTCCCCTctgcaaaacagcagcagcctgagagaGGCCTATGATGCTGTGCTTACTATCACTGTGGCCTCTGAGCCTCTGTCCTTCAACGAGGCGTTTGCTGCAGCCAGGAGGAGCGAGGAAGTGACGCTGCCAGTGGAGGCAGAGGAG GTTAACCCACTGTTTGGGACCATCTATAACAGCATCTACCTGCTGGCCAAATCCATCCACAATGCCAGGAAAGCAGGCATGATGCTGTCAGGCTCGAACCTGGCCTACTTCACAAGGAACATAACCTTTAATGGCTTCAACCAGGAGGTCAAGGTGGACACTTCTGGAACTGTTAAGACCAGTTACATCATCCTGGACACTAACAACAGGGGGAGTCAGCTGTACCAGACCTATCTGGTGGACCTAACATCAGGGGTGCTGCGTTTTGCAGGGAGGTCCATTCATTTCCCTGGAGGATCCCCTCCTCCATCTGATTCCAGCTGCTGGTTTGACGAGGGCACCATCTGTACGGGAG GTGTGGAGATCACCTACATCATGATTGCGTTAGCTGTCATGCTCTTCCTGGCTGTAGGAGGCCTCACTATAAGTCTTTATATCAG GCGGCGACTTCATCAAATCCAGCTGGTCAAAGGTCCCAATCGGATCCTCCTGACCTTAGAGGATCTCACTTTTATCAACCCTCAGCTTAGCAAAAAG AAAATCACTTTAGAAGATCTGACTGACTCCAAGAGCACTCTGGAGGAGAAATCTGCAGACCCCTCACACTCTGTGAATAGCATGCAAACAGAAACTCATGAAACCACTAATGTAGCTGTATACGAG GGTGACTGGGTTTGGCTGAAGAAATTCGAGGAGGGCCACTTcaaggaagtaaaacaaaacactatCAGGATGTTCATGAAG ATGAAGGACCTGAGAAATGAGAATGTAAATCCCTTCCTGGGCTTCTTTTCGGACTGCCCCATGTTTGCGGTGGTGACGGAGCACTGCTCGAGGGGCAGCCTGCAGGACCTGCTGAGGAACGAGGACGTTAAACTGGACTGGATGTTCAAGTCCTCCCTTGTGCTCGATCTCATCAAG GGTATGAAATATCTTCACCACAGGGACTTCCCCCACGGCAGGCTAAAATCTCGAAATTGTGTGGTAGACGGCCGTTTTGTCCTCAAGATTACAGACTATGGCTTCAATGAGCTGCTGGAGTCTCAGAAAGCTCCTTTAGAAGAGCCGACACCTGAAG ATCTATTTTGGACACCACCAGAGATCCTACGGGACCTTACGATTTCTCGCAAAGGGACATTTAAGGGAGACGTGTACAGTTTTTCTATCATCCTTCAGGAGGTGGTGGTGAGAGGGCCACCCTACTGTATGCTGGGCCTCCTACCTGAGG AGATCATCCGTAAGGTGAAAAAGCCTCCTCCGATGTGCCGTCCTACTGTGGCCCCAGACCAGGCTCCACTTGAATGCATCCAGCTGATGAAGCAGTGTTGGAGCGAGCAGCCTGACCGCAGACCAAACTTTGATGAGATCTTTGACCGG TTCAAGCTAATCAACAAGGGTAAGAAGACCAATATCATTGACTCCATGCTGAGGATGCTGGAGCAGTACAGCTCCAACCTAGAGGATCTCatcagagagagaacagaggagCTGGAGGTAGAAAAGCAGAGAACGGAGAAGCTCCTGTCTGAGATGCTCCCACC TTCGGTGGCAGAGGCCCTGAAGACCGGTGCCACAGTGCAGCCAGAGTACTTTGATCAGGTGACAATCTACTTCAGCGACATTGTGGGTTTCACGACCATCTCCTCGCTCAGTGATCCCATTGAGGTGGTTGACCTTCTCAATGACCTCTACACACTATTTGATGCTGTGCTGTCTAACCACGATGTCTATAAG GTGGAGACGATCGGTGACGCTTACATGGTAGCATCGGGCCTGCCTAAGAGAAATGGCAACAAGCACGCTGCTGAGATTGCCAACATGTCACTGAACATCCTCAGCTCAGTGGGAACCTTCCATATGCGACACATGCCAGACGTGCCCGTCAGGATACGAATAGGAATCCACTCAG GGCCCTGCGTTGCTGGCGTGGTGGGCCTGACCATGCCTCGGTATTGCCTTTTTGGAGACACCGTCAACACTGCCTCTCGTATGGAATCCACTGGGCTGC CTTATAGAATCCATGTAAATATGAGCACCGTGAAGATCCTCCGCTCTCTAAATGAGGGTTATAAAATAGAAGTTCGAGGAAAGACGGAACTGAAG GGTAAAGGTATTGAAGAGACATACTGGCTTGTGGGGAAAGCCAACTTTACAAAGCCTTTGCCAAAACCACCAGAGATTAAACCAGG GGACAACTGGCAAGAGATGGTGACAGAGGAGATCAAGGCTCATTTCCGCAAGGCCAACAGGCAGGTGGACAAAAAGTTgtga
- the gucy2f gene encoding retinal guanylyl cyclase 2 isoform X2 — protein sequence MQHIAPHFRGALWESSHACVPIIKNRHTLPTLPFYNFLLWVLLGVLTFPCCVRCLIFKVGVLGPWNCDPVFYKALPVTAARLAVSRINGDADLDLGLKMDFIILQEPCETSKALTAFIYYEHVADALIGPTNPGYCTAASLLARNWNKALFSYGCVAYELESAAGYPTFARTVPFPADVLFVVFKHFRWANVLVVSSNEDIWIDTAVRVASALRSKGIPAGLVGPMGMNETELESTLRKIQDAGGVRVIIMCMHSVLVGGEQQAIFLLKAQKMGLTSGKYVFVPYDTLLYSVPYTNVSYSPLQNSSSLREAYDAVLTITVASEPLSFNEAFAAARRSEEVTLPVEAEEVNPLFGTIYNSIYLLAKSIHNARKAGMMLSGSNLAYFTRNITFNGFNQEVKVDTSGTVKTSYIILDTNNRGSQLYQTYLVDLTSGVLRFAGRSIHFPGGSPPPSDSSCWFDEGTICTGGVEITYIMIALAVMLFLAVGGLTISLYIRRRLHQIQLVKGPNRILLTLEDLTFINPQLSKKKITLEDLTDSKSTLEEKSADPSHSVNSMQTETHETTNVAVYEGDWVWLKKFEEGHFKEVKQNTIRMFMKMKDLRNENVNPFLGFFSDCPMFAVVTEHCSRGSLQDLLRNEDVKLDWMFKSSLVLDLIKGMKYLHHRDFPHGRLKSRNCVVDGRFVLKITDYGFNELLESQKAPLEEPTPEDLFWTPPEILRDLTISRKGTFKGDVYSFSIILQEVVVRGPPYCMLGLLPEEIIRKVKKPPPMCRPTVAPDQAPLECIQLMKQCWSEQPDRRPNFDEIFDRFKLINKGKKTNIIDSMLRMLEQYSSNLEDLIRERTEELEVEKQRNMETKSWEGHAEDREHHPASHCGLMQTSLRGLSIDWLICLQPAQQNTMVLM from the exons ATGCAACATATTGCTCCACATTTCAGAGGGGCGCTATGGGAGTCCAGCCATGCGTGTGTGCCcataattaaaaacagacacacttTACCGACTCTGCCCTTTTATAACTTTCTATTATGGGTCCTGCTGGGAGTGCTGACGTTCCCTTGTTGTGTCCGCTGTTTGATATTCAAAGTGGGGGTCCTGGGGCCTTGGAACTGCGACCCTGTTTTTTACAAGGCCCTGCCTGTTACAGCGGCCAGACTGGCCGTGAGCAGGATAAACGGGGACGCCGATCTAGATCTGGGCCTGAAAATGGACTTCATCATCCTCCAAGAACCTTGCGAAACCTCCAAAGCGCTAACGGCGTTTATTTACTACGAGCATGTGGCGGACGCGCTCATTGGCCCCACCAACCCGGGATACTGTACTGCAGCTTCTCTGCTCGCCAGAAACTGGAACAAGGCTCTCTTCTCCTACGGCTGTGTTGCCTATGAGCTCGAGAGCGCCGCAGGATACCCAACTTTTGCGAGGACAGTGCCGTTTCCCGCTGACGTGTTGTTCGTAGTGTTCAAACACTTCAGGTGGGCCAACGTCCTGGTGGTCTCATCCAATGAAGATATTTGGATCGACACAGCTGTGAGGGTTGCCTCTGCTCTCAGGAGCAAGGGGATTCCCGCTGGCCTTGTCGGACCTATGGGTATGAATGAGACAGAGTTGGAGAGCACGCTGAGGAAGATCCAGGACGCAGGAGGTGTCAGGG TCATCATTATGTGCATGCACTCTGTCTTGGTTGGAGGTGAGCAGCAGGCTATTTTTCTCCTCAAGGCACAGAAGATGGGTCTGACTTCAGGGAAGTATGTGTTTGTGCCCTACGACACTCTGCTCTACAGCGTGCCCTACACCAACGTCTCCTACTCCCCTctgcaaaacagcagcagcctgagagaGGCCTATGATGCTGTGCTTACTATCACTGTGGCCTCTGAGCCTCTGTCCTTCAACGAGGCGTTTGCTGCAGCCAGGAGGAGCGAGGAAGTGACGCTGCCAGTGGAGGCAGAGGAG GTTAACCCACTGTTTGGGACCATCTATAACAGCATCTACCTGCTGGCCAAATCCATCCACAATGCCAGGAAAGCAGGCATGATGCTGTCAGGCTCGAACCTGGCCTACTTCACAAGGAACATAACCTTTAATGGCTTCAACCAGGAGGTCAAGGTGGACACTTCTGGAACTGTTAAGACCAGTTACATCATCCTGGACACTAACAACAGGGGGAGTCAGCTGTACCAGACCTATCTGGTGGACCTAACATCAGGGGTGCTGCGTTTTGCAGGGAGGTCCATTCATTTCCCTGGAGGATCCCCTCCTCCATCTGATTCCAGCTGCTGGTTTGACGAGGGCACCATCTGTACGGGAG GTGTGGAGATCACCTACATCATGATTGCGTTAGCTGTCATGCTCTTCCTGGCTGTAGGAGGCCTCACTATAAGTCTTTATATCAG GCGGCGACTTCATCAAATCCAGCTGGTCAAAGGTCCCAATCGGATCCTCCTGACCTTAGAGGATCTCACTTTTATCAACCCTCAGCTTAGCAAAAAG AAAATCACTTTAGAAGATCTGACTGACTCCAAGAGCACTCTGGAGGAGAAATCTGCAGACCCCTCACACTCTGTGAATAGCATGCAAACAGAAACTCATGAAACCACTAATGTAGCTGTATACGAG GGTGACTGGGTTTGGCTGAAGAAATTCGAGGAGGGCCACTTcaaggaagtaaaacaaaacactatCAGGATGTTCATGAAG ATGAAGGACCTGAGAAATGAGAATGTAAATCCCTTCCTGGGCTTCTTTTCGGACTGCCCCATGTTTGCGGTGGTGACGGAGCACTGCTCGAGGGGCAGCCTGCAGGACCTGCTGAGGAACGAGGACGTTAAACTGGACTGGATGTTCAAGTCCTCCCTTGTGCTCGATCTCATCAAG GGTATGAAATATCTTCACCACAGGGACTTCCCCCACGGCAGGCTAAAATCTCGAAATTGTGTGGTAGACGGCCGTTTTGTCCTCAAGATTACAGACTATGGCTTCAATGAGCTGCTGGAGTCTCAGAAAGCTCCTTTAGAAGAGCCGACACCTGAAG ATCTATTTTGGACACCACCAGAGATCCTACGGGACCTTACGATTTCTCGCAAAGGGACATTTAAGGGAGACGTGTACAGTTTTTCTATCATCCTTCAGGAGGTGGTGGTGAGAGGGCCACCCTACTGTATGCTGGGCCTCCTACCTGAGG AGATCATCCGTAAGGTGAAAAAGCCTCCTCCGATGTGCCGTCCTACTGTGGCCCCAGACCAGGCTCCACTTGAATGCATCCAGCTGATGAAGCAGTGTTGGAGCGAGCAGCCTGACCGCAGACCAAACTTTGATGAGATCTTTGACCGG TTCAAGCTAATCAACAAGGGTAAGAAGACCAATATCATTGACTCCATGCTGAGGATGCTGGAGCAGTACAGCTCCAACCTAGAGGATCTCatcagagagagaacagaggagCTGGAGGTAGAAAAG CAGAGAAACATGGAGACAAAGAGCTGGGAGGGGCATGCAGAGGACAGAGAGCACCACCCAGCTTCTCACTGTGGCTTAATGCAGACTTCTTTAAGAGGATTGTCCATCGACTGGCTAATCTGCCTGCAGCCAGCACAGCAGAACACGATGGTGCTAATGTAG
- the tsku gene encoding tsukushi isoform X2 — protein sequence MALLLWFGVSLLAAVQSSAVKNCHPGCHCEVESFGLFDSFSLTKVDCRGLGPSASMPIPIPLDTAHLDMSSNAMGPLSDTVLAGPGYTTLISLDLSSNHITKISPSALSKLRYLESLDLSHNNLESLSPNCFSGLPLVEVDLSHNSFQEFDMDVFASKVNGEPVSVDLSHNKLVSVSTTLHGRVLHIQSLTLSSNQLSSVPSLAGLLLRYLNLDGNPITQIPEGAFAQLKDLVYLSLSGLHQLEEIQPHSFKGLQSLQVLDLSSNPKLRSLSPAVFSGLDSLQELNLTGSGVASLPTNMLTHLPSIKSITLGQNTRCWRTQKQGLFHRQMGQVQHNEVLTCNMEGIAL from the exons ATGGCCCTCCTGCTGTGGTTTGGTGTCTCGCTGCTGGCAGCCGTCCAGTCCAGCGCTGTTAAGAACTGCCATCCCGGTTGCCACTGCGAGGTGGAAAGCTTCGGCCTGTTCGACAGCTTCAGCCTGACCAAAGTGGACTGCCGAGGGCTGGGACCCAGCGCCTCCATGCCCATACCAATCCCACTGGACACTGCTCACCTGGACATGTCCTCCAATGCAATGGGCCCACTCAGTGACACAGTGTTAGCTGGTCCAGGCTACACCACCCTCATCAGCTTGGACCTCAGTAGTAACCACATTACAAAA ATAAGCCCCAGCGCGCTGTCCAAGCTGCGCTATCTGGAGTCTTTGGACCTGAGCCACAACAACCTGGAGAGCCTCTCACCGAACTGTTTCTCTGGGCTCCCCCTGGTTGAAGTTGACCTCAGCCACAACAGCTTCCAGGAGTTTGACATGGATGTGTTTGCGTCTAAGGTTAATGGTGAACCTGTCAGCGTGGATCTGTCTCATAACAAGCTTGTTTCAGTCTCCACCACTTTGCACGGCAGAGTTTTGCACATCCAGAGTTTAACTCTGTCATCAAACCAGCTGTCGAGTGTACCGAGCCTGGCAGGACTTCTGCTGAGGTATCTCAATCTGGATGGGAACCCCATCACACAAATTCCCGAGGGAGCCTTTGCCCAGCTGAAAGATCTGGTTTATTTATCCCTGAGTGGCCTCCACCAGCTTGAGGAAATCCAGCCGCACAGCTTCAAAGGCCTCCAGAGCCTGCAAGTTCTGGATCTCTCCAGCAACCCTAAGCTCAGGAGCCTGAGCCCCGCAGTGTTTAGCGGCCTAGACTCTCTGCAGGAGCTGAACTTGACCGGTTCTGGTGTGGCATCCTTGCCAACTAACATGCTGACCCACCTGCCCAGCATTAAGAGTATCACACTGGGACAAAACACCCGCTGCTGGAGGACCCAGAAGCAGGGACTTTTCCACCGGCAGATGGGGCAGGTCCAGCATAACGAGGTGCTGACCTGTAACATGGAGGGCATTGCACTCTGA
- the tsku gene encoding tsukushi isoform X1, whose protein sequence is MDQRFTIHSALQPCICILSIMALLLWFGVSLLAAVQSSAVKNCHPGCHCEVESFGLFDSFSLTKVDCRGLGPSASMPIPIPLDTAHLDMSSNAMGPLSDTVLAGPGYTTLISLDLSSNHITKISPSALSKLRYLESLDLSHNNLESLSPNCFSGLPLVEVDLSHNSFQEFDMDVFASKVNGEPVSVDLSHNKLVSVSTTLHGRVLHIQSLTLSSNQLSSVPSLAGLLLRYLNLDGNPITQIPEGAFAQLKDLVYLSLSGLHQLEEIQPHSFKGLQSLQVLDLSSNPKLRSLSPAVFSGLDSLQELNLTGSGVASLPTNMLTHLPSIKSITLGQNTRCWRTQKQGLFHRQMGQVQHNEVLTCNMEGIAL, encoded by the exons ATGGATCAAAGATTTACGATACACTCAGCTTTACAACCATGCATATGCATTCTA AGCATAATGGCCCTCCTGCTGTGGTTTGGTGTCTCGCTGCTGGCAGCCGTCCAGTCCAGCGCTGTTAAGAACTGCCATCCCGGTTGCCACTGCGAGGTGGAAAGCTTCGGCCTGTTCGACAGCTTCAGCCTGACCAAAGTGGACTGCCGAGGGCTGGGACCCAGCGCCTCCATGCCCATACCAATCCCACTGGACACTGCTCACCTGGACATGTCCTCCAATGCAATGGGCCCACTCAGTGACACAGTGTTAGCTGGTCCAGGCTACACCACCCTCATCAGCTTGGACCTCAGTAGTAACCACATTACAAAA ATAAGCCCCAGCGCGCTGTCCAAGCTGCGCTATCTGGAGTCTTTGGACCTGAGCCACAACAACCTGGAGAGCCTCTCACCGAACTGTTTCTCTGGGCTCCCCCTGGTTGAAGTTGACCTCAGCCACAACAGCTTCCAGGAGTTTGACATGGATGTGTTTGCGTCTAAGGTTAATGGTGAACCTGTCAGCGTGGATCTGTCTCATAACAAGCTTGTTTCAGTCTCCACCACTTTGCACGGCAGAGTTTTGCACATCCAGAGTTTAACTCTGTCATCAAACCAGCTGTCGAGTGTACCGAGCCTGGCAGGACTTCTGCTGAGGTATCTCAATCTGGATGGGAACCCCATCACACAAATTCCCGAGGGAGCCTTTGCCCAGCTGAAAGATCTGGTTTATTTATCCCTGAGTGGCCTCCACCAGCTTGAGGAAATCCAGCCGCACAGCTTCAAAGGCCTCCAGAGCCTGCAAGTTCTGGATCTCTCCAGCAACCCTAAGCTCAGGAGCCTGAGCCCCGCAGTGTTTAGCGGCCTAGACTCTCTGCAGGAGCTGAACTTGACCGGTTCTGGTGTGGCATCCTTGCCAACTAACATGCTGACCCACCTGCCCAGCATTAAGAGTATCACACTGGGACAAAACACCCGCTGCTGGAGGACCCAGAAGCAGGGACTTTTCCACCGGCAGATGGGGCAGGTCCAGCATAACGAGGTGCTGACCTGTAACATGGAGGGCATTGCACTCTGA
- the gucy2f gene encoding retinal guanylyl cyclase 2 isoform X1: MQHIAPHFRGALWESSHACVPIIKNRHTLPTLPFYNFLLWVLLGVLTFPCCVRCLIFKVGVLGPWNCDPVFYKALPVTAARLAVSRINGDADLDLGLKMDFIILQEPCETSKALTAFIYYEHVADALIGPTNPGYCTAASLLARNWNKALFSYGCVAYELESAAGYPTFARTVPFPADVLFVVFKHFRWANVLVVSSNEDIWIDTAVRVASALRSKGIPAGLVGPMGMNETELESTLRKIQDAGGVRVIIMCMHSVLVGGEQQAIFLLKAQKMGLTSGKYVFVPYDTLLYSVPYTNVSYSPLQNSSSLREAYDAVLTITVASEPLSFNEAFAAARRSEEVTLPVEAEEVNPLFGTIYNSIYLLAKSIHNARKAGMMLSGSNLAYFTRNITFNGFNQEVKVDTSGTVKTSYIILDTNNRGSQLYQTYLVDLTSGVLRFAGRSIHFPGGSPPPSDSSCWFDEGTICTGGVEITYIMIALAVMLFLAVGGLTISLYIRRRLHQIQLVKGPNRILLTLEDLTFINPQLSKKKITLEDLTDSKSTLEEKSADPSHSVNSMQTETHETTNVAVYEGDWVWLKKFEEGHFKEVKQNTIRMFMKMKDLRNENVNPFLGFFSDCPMFAVVTEHCSRGSLQDLLRNEDVKLDWMFKSSLVLDLIKGMKYLHHRDFPHGRLKSRNCVVDGRFVLKITDYGFNELLESQKAPLEEPTPEDLFWTPPEILRDLTISRKGTFKGDVYSFSIILQEVVVRGPPYCMLGLLPEEIIRKVKKPPPMCRPTVAPDQAPLECIQLMKQCWSEQPDRRPNFDEIFDRFKLINKGKKTNIIDSMLRMLEQYSSNLEDLIRERTEELEVEKQRTEKLLSEMLPPSVAEALKTGATVQPEYFDQVTIYFSDIVGFTTISSLSDPIEVVDLLNDLYTLFDAVLSNHDVYKVETIGDAYMVASGLPKRNGNKHAAEIANMSLNILSSVGTFHMRHMPDVPVRIRIGIHSGPCVAGVVGLTMPRYCLFGDTVNTASRMESTGLPYRIHVNMSTVKILRSLNEGYKIEVRGKTELKGKGIEETYWLVGKANFTKPLPKPPEIKPGDNWQEMVTEEIKAHFRKANRQVDKKL; this comes from the exons ATGCAACATATTGCTCCACATTTCAGAGGGGCGCTATGGGAGTCCAGCCATGCGTGTGTGCCcataattaaaaacagacacacttTACCGACTCTGCCCTTTTATAACTTTCTATTATGGGTCCTGCTGGGAGTGCTGACGTTCCCTTGTTGTGTCCGCTGTTTGATATTCAAAGTGGGGGTCCTGGGGCCTTGGAACTGCGACCCTGTTTTTTACAAGGCCCTGCCTGTTACAGCGGCCAGACTGGCCGTGAGCAGGATAAACGGGGACGCCGATCTAGATCTGGGCCTGAAAATGGACTTCATCATCCTCCAAGAACCTTGCGAAACCTCCAAAGCGCTAACGGCGTTTATTTACTACGAGCATGTGGCGGACGCGCTCATTGGCCCCACCAACCCGGGATACTGTACTGCAGCTTCTCTGCTCGCCAGAAACTGGAACAAGGCTCTCTTCTCCTACGGCTGTGTTGCCTATGAGCTCGAGAGCGCCGCAGGATACCCAACTTTTGCGAGGACAGTGCCGTTTCCCGCTGACGTGTTGTTCGTAGTGTTCAAACACTTCAGGTGGGCCAACGTCCTGGTGGTCTCATCCAATGAAGATATTTGGATCGACACAGCTGTGAGGGTTGCCTCTGCTCTCAGGAGCAAGGGGATTCCCGCTGGCCTTGTCGGACCTATGGGTATGAATGAGACAGAGTTGGAGAGCACGCTGAGGAAGATCCAGGACGCAGGAGGTGTCAGGG TCATCATTATGTGCATGCACTCTGTCTTGGTTGGAGGTGAGCAGCAGGCTATTTTTCTCCTCAAGGCACAGAAGATGGGTCTGACTTCAGGGAAGTATGTGTTTGTGCCCTACGACACTCTGCTCTACAGCGTGCCCTACACCAACGTCTCCTACTCCCCTctgcaaaacagcagcagcctgagagaGGCCTATGATGCTGTGCTTACTATCACTGTGGCCTCTGAGCCTCTGTCCTTCAACGAGGCGTTTGCTGCAGCCAGGAGGAGCGAGGAAGTGACGCTGCCAGTGGAGGCAGAGGAG GTTAACCCACTGTTTGGGACCATCTATAACAGCATCTACCTGCTGGCCAAATCCATCCACAATGCCAGGAAAGCAGGCATGATGCTGTCAGGCTCGAACCTGGCCTACTTCACAAGGAACATAACCTTTAATGGCTTCAACCAGGAGGTCAAGGTGGACACTTCTGGAACTGTTAAGACCAGTTACATCATCCTGGACACTAACAACAGGGGGAGTCAGCTGTACCAGACCTATCTGGTGGACCTAACATCAGGGGTGCTGCGTTTTGCAGGGAGGTCCATTCATTTCCCTGGAGGATCCCCTCCTCCATCTGATTCCAGCTGCTGGTTTGACGAGGGCACCATCTGTACGGGAG GTGTGGAGATCACCTACATCATGATTGCGTTAGCTGTCATGCTCTTCCTGGCTGTAGGAGGCCTCACTATAAGTCTTTATATCAG GCGGCGACTTCATCAAATCCAGCTGGTCAAAGGTCCCAATCGGATCCTCCTGACCTTAGAGGATCTCACTTTTATCAACCCTCAGCTTAGCAAAAAG AAAATCACTTTAGAAGATCTGACTGACTCCAAGAGCACTCTGGAGGAGAAATCTGCAGACCCCTCACACTCTGTGAATAGCATGCAAACAGAAACTCATGAAACCACTAATGTAGCTGTATACGAG GGTGACTGGGTTTGGCTGAAGAAATTCGAGGAGGGCCACTTcaaggaagtaaaacaaaacactatCAGGATGTTCATGAAG ATGAAGGACCTGAGAAATGAGAATGTAAATCCCTTCCTGGGCTTCTTTTCGGACTGCCCCATGTTTGCGGTGGTGACGGAGCACTGCTCGAGGGGCAGCCTGCAGGACCTGCTGAGGAACGAGGACGTTAAACTGGACTGGATGTTCAAGTCCTCCCTTGTGCTCGATCTCATCAAG GGTATGAAATATCTTCACCACAGGGACTTCCCCCACGGCAGGCTAAAATCTCGAAATTGTGTGGTAGACGGCCGTTTTGTCCTCAAGATTACAGACTATGGCTTCAATGAGCTGCTGGAGTCTCAGAAAGCTCCTTTAGAAGAGCCGACACCTGAAG ATCTATTTTGGACACCACCAGAGATCCTACGGGACCTTACGATTTCTCGCAAAGGGACATTTAAGGGAGACGTGTACAGTTTTTCTATCATCCTTCAGGAGGTGGTGGTGAGAGGGCCACCCTACTGTATGCTGGGCCTCCTACCTGAGG AGATCATCCGTAAGGTGAAAAAGCCTCCTCCGATGTGCCGTCCTACTGTGGCCCCAGACCAGGCTCCACTTGAATGCATCCAGCTGATGAAGCAGTGTTGGAGCGAGCAGCCTGACCGCAGACCAAACTTTGATGAGATCTTTGACCGG TTCAAGCTAATCAACAAGGGTAAGAAGACCAATATCATTGACTCCATGCTGAGGATGCTGGAGCAGTACAGCTCCAACCTAGAGGATCTCatcagagagagaacagaggagCTGGAGGTAGAAAAGCAGAGAACGGAGAAGCTCCTGTCTGAGATGCTCCCACC TTCGGTGGCAGAGGCCCTGAAGACCGGTGCCACAGTGCAGCCAGAGTACTTTGATCAGGTGACAATCTACTTCAGCGACATTGTGGGTTTCACGACCATCTCCTCGCTCAGTGATCCCATTGAGGTGGTTGACCTTCTCAATGACCTCTACACACTATTTGATGCTGTGCTGTCTAACCACGATGTCTATAAG GTGGAGACGATCGGTGACGCTTACATGGTAGCATCGGGCCTGCCTAAGAGAAATGGCAACAAGCACGCTGCTGAGATTGCCAACATGTCACTGAACATCCTCAGCTCAGTGGGAACCTTCCATATGCGACACATGCCAGACGTGCCCGTCAGGATACGAATAGGAATCCACTCAG GGCCCTGCGTTGCTGGCGTGGTGGGCCTGACCATGCCTCGGTATTGCCTTTTTGGAGACACCGTCAACACTGCCTCTCGTATGGAATCCACTGGGCTGC CTTATAGAATCCATGTAAATATGAGCACCGTGAAGATCCTCCGCTCTCTAAATGAGGGTTATAAAATAGAAGTTCGAGGAAAGACGGAACTGAAG GGTAAAGGTATTGAAGAGACATACTGGCTTGTGGGGAAAGCCAACTTTACAAAGCCTTTGCCAAAACCACCAGAGATTAAACCAGG GGACAACTGGCAAGAGATGGTGACAGAGGAGATCAAGGCTCATTTCCGCAAGGCCAACAGGCAGGTGGACAAAAAGTTgtga